In Alphaproteobacteria bacterium, the sequence CCCGAAATCCCTGCACCTTCGCCCAGTCAAGAATCACTTCGATCCGCTGGCGTAATCGGCTGGCGGTCTCAGTCTTTGCCGTCCACATCGGTTCTAAAACCCGCATGACGAGGGCTGTATCGATCGCTTGAATTGAGAAGCCACCGATGACGGGCTCAACGTGTTTCGTGAGACTATTTTGCCATTGTCGCAGGTGCTGCTTGTTTCGCCATGCCGCCTTATGGGACGCGATATATTTCTCAGCGCACTCCTTGAAGGTAATGGCCTTAGCGGCCTCCAGTGCGGCTGCTTGCCGTTCCCCGCGCCTGTTTTCGATGGGGTCTATCCCGCGAGCCCGGAGCCGTCGGCATTCGATTGCCCGCTCGCGTGCATCGGCTAAGGTCACTTCGTTCGCCGACCCAAGACCCATCTCTCGGGCGCGGCCGTTCATCATGAAACGGAAGATCCAAGACTTGGCACCACTCGACAACACCCGAAGCCACAGGCCAGCGCCGTCAGCGTACATCCCGGGTTTTTTGGTTCTTTCGACCTTGAGTGCAGAGAGCCGGTCTATCTTTTTTGCCATAGATGGTGATTCCACAAATCAGTCCACAAATATCTTGTGGATTTTACTGGACGGCCATGGACATGTCCACTCACGGATGGCAATGTTATGCCCATGGAATCTAAGTTTCTTGAACATACGTGGACGAAGGCGGACGGTACCAATGAGGAGGTCATGTCCCGTCCCGTGATCGACAACTGGCAGCGACTCCTCGACTACTGCCGCGCGAGCATGGCCTACGCCAAGAACGAACAATTCCGCCTGCTTTTCCTCGATCGCAAGAACGGCCTGATGGCCGACGAGGTTCAACAACGCGGTACGGTGGACCACACGCCCGTGTACACCCGCGAAGTCGTCAAGCGCGCGCTCGAATTGGGTGCTTCCGCGATCATCATGGTGCACAACCATCCGTCGGGGGATACAACGCCGTCGAAGGCCGATATCGACGTGACTCACGACGTGAGGGGTGCCTGCGAAAAGCTCGGCATAAGGCTCCACGATCATGTCATCATCGCGAAGGGCGGGCATAGCAGCTTCAGATCGCTCGGCCTGCTCTAGCGCCCGGGCGCGGGCCAACCGGATTGCTGCGCTTCCCACGGGCCGGTCGATCTGCGATAAGGCTTTTCGGCCCGGCGCTGACGAGAGGATGCGATGATTCCGCGCTATTCCCGACCCGAGATGTCGGCCATCTGGTCGCCCGAGAACCGCTTGCGCATCTGGTTCGAGATCGAGGCGCACGCCTGCGACGCGCAGGCGAAGCTCGGCGTCATTCCCGCAGCGGCGGCGGCGGCGGTTTGGGCGCTCGGGCGCGATGCAGTCAAGCCAGGGCGCGTTGCGGAGATCGAAGCCGAGGTTCACCACGACGTGATTGCTTTTCTCACCGCACTCGCCGAGCAGGTGGGGCCCGAGGCGCGCTTCGTTCATCAGGGCATGACGTCGTCCGACGTGCTCGACACCTGCCTCGCGGTACAGCTCAAGGAAGCCTCCGATATTCTGCTCGTGGACATCGACCGCGTGCTCGCCGCACTCAAAAAACGGGCTTACGAGCACAAGATGACGCCAATCGTGGGAAGAAGCCACGGCATCCACGCCGAGCCGATCACCTTCGGCCTCAAGCTCGCCGGTCACTACGCGGAATTTGCGCGCAACCGGGCGCGCCTCGTCGAGGCGCGACGGGAGGTCGCGACATGCGCCATCTCGGGTTCTGTCGGGACCTTCGCAAATATCGATCCCTTCGTCGAAAGCTACGTGGCGGAAAAGCTCGGCCTCGCAGTCGAACCGATCTCAACCCAGGTGATCCCGCGCGACCGCCACGCCGTCTTCTTCTCGGTCCTTGCCATCATCGCAAGCGCGATCGAGCGGCTTGCCACCGAAATTCGCCACCTCCAGCGGAGCGAGCTTCGCGAGGCCGAAGAGTATTTCGCACCCGGCCAGAAGGGCAGCTCGTCGATGCCCCATAAACGCAATCCCGTACTCTCCGAAAATCTGACCGGGCTCGCACGGCTCGTGCGCTCCTATGTAGTTCCCGCACTCGAAAATGTGGCACTCTGGCACGAGCGGGACATTTCCCATTCCGCGGTCGAGCGTGTGATCGCCCCCGATGCGACGGTGGTGCTCGACTTCGCTCTCGCGCGCCTCGCCGACCTCGTCGAACGGCTCGTCGTCTATCCCGAGACCATGATGGCGAATCTCGACCGTTATGGCGGGCTCGTGCATTCGCAGCGTGTGCTCCTAGCACTCACCCAAGCGGGCATGAGCCGCGAGAACGCATACCGCGCAGTCCAGCGCCATGCCATGAACGCGTGGAACGAGGATGGGGCCTTCCTCGAAGGTCTCAAGGCGGACGCGAGCGTCACGAAATATCTCGACGCCGAGGCGCTCGCCGCCCTCTTCGATCTCGAACATCACACCAAACACGTCGACACGATCTTTCGCCGCGTGTTCGGCGAAGGATAGCCGGGCATGCATCAAGAAGACGGCTCGATCGCACGAGCCATTTTGTCGATCGAATCTCGCCTCGGGCAGACTATTTGATTTCTTTCATGACCTGCGCGCGGGCTTCCGCTTCGCACTCAGCGAGGTGGCGCATGATTCGGTGCTCCGAAATCTCGATGTTGTGCGCCTTGAAGTCGGCCATGATTCGTTCGATCAGCCGTTTGTTCCCACCCTTCTCGAGCGCTATTTCGATGAGCGACTTGGCGTAATCCTCTGCCTCCTTGCCTTTGAGGCCGAACTTCGAGGCGACCCAAAGACCCATGAGCCTGTCGCTTCGAACGCGAGACTTGAACCGTAGGTCCTGGTCGTGCGCGAACATCGCTTCCGCTTGCTTTTCGCGATCGTGGAAAATGTCGCTCATCGCGTGAGGCGCTCCCTTGATGATGCGTTGAATGTTCGACTCTTTTTATAGCGGGCCGACCCGGCGAGTGGTATCGAAAACCGCATGTGCACGATAGTCGTTCTGCTGCGGCCGGGCCAGCCGTGGCCAGTCCTGATCGCCGCAAACAGGGACGAAATGTTGGAGCGGCCGTGGAAGCCGCCGGCGGAACATTGGCCGGATCGCCCTGGGGTGGTCGCGGGCCTTGATGTGCTCGCGGGCGGAAGCTGGCTCGGGATCAACCGCGAAGGCGTCGTGGCCGCCGCCCTCAACCGCCGCCACTCCCTCGGCCCTCAAACCGGGATGCGAAGCCGTGGCGAGCTTGTTCTCGAAGCGCTCGATCACGCCGACGCAGCCAATGCGGCCGAAGCGCTTTCGGCAATCGACCCCACGGCCTACCGGACGTTCAATTTCGTCGTAGCGGATAACAGCGGCGGATTTTGGCTCCGCAACCTCGGTACCGACGGCCCCGGCAAGGTCGAACCGTTCCCGCTCGCGGCTGGAATGTCGATGATTACGGCATTCGACCTGAACGATCCGGCAAGCCTGCGCATCCGCGACAATCTGCCGCGATTTCAAGCAGCCGCCCTACCCGACCCGGATAGCGGCGACTGGGGCGCGTGGCAGGCCCTCCTGGCGCGACGCAGCGATGGGAAATCCGAGATCGAGCATGAGGGGGACATGTGCGTCGTGACGGACCGAGGGTTCGGCACCTCTTCGAGTTCCTTGATCGCCCTGCCCTCGCCACAAAAGCTCGGCGTGCGACCGATCTGGCTCTTCGCACCGGGCCGGCCCGACAGGACGCCTTTCGCTCCCGTTCCGCTCCGTTAGCCCCCGCCGAACAGAGGGACCGCCCTCGTCGCTATTTCGCCGGTATTTTCCAGCTTCCATCGGGCTGGCGGCAGATCGTCACTTCGTAGTTGGCGGGCTCGGCGACGTTCCTGGCCTTTATCGTGTGAAGAATATCGCGGCATTCTTGACCCTTCACCTCAACTTTTTTCAGCAAGGTCACGGTTCCCGAATTTCCGCTTTTCTCATTGTTCCACGGAATGACCGTGCCATCGGGCTTTCCGTCCATGCCCTCGCGCGCCGCCTGCTTCATCATGTCGACGTCGGCCTTGGTCAGCCTGATATTCCGCGGAAACGTATGCGAATACTGCGCGAGCGCGGCAGGGACCGCGGTCGCCCCGACGATCGCCATAGCAAGAAACGCAATGCCAACGACCTTCCACATGGTACCCCCTTCCCTGCGGACAATTTGGTGAACGGGCCGGATTGCAACAAAAATACGGCATCTTCGCAGCCGCATGATTGCGACGTCATGTCCCCGTGCAAGCCCCGAAAATGACGTAGCCGTTCTTGTCGTCCGATACCGTGAGCGACATGCGCCCCGTCTGCTCGTCGACGATCACGGTCCATCCCAGCAACTTTTCGACACCCTGGAGATACATCTTCTGTTCGACATGACGGACGAGTTCAATCTTGGCATTCACTGCCTGCCCGGACGGCCTGGTGCCGACGATCGTTTTATCGGGAACCGAAATCTTGAGGAACTGGGGCACGTCGATGCTTTCAACCGTCTCCTCGTCGCACTTGACGCCCGGCTCACAGGCGTAAATCTCGATATTGGCGCAGATGAAGGGCTGAGTGCCGTCAAAGGGCGCTGCCACAAGTGGTGCCGGCAGCAGCGACGCGAGTGCCGCCAAGCAGAGACTCGGAACATATTTCATTGCCGGAGCACTCCTAGTTCACGGTGTATCCGCGGCCTTGCAAGCAAGCTGCCATGGCGCGGTTGTAGTCATTGAAGCCCGCTGCATTCGCACCTGCCTGTGCCTGCTGTTGCTGCTGAAACTGTCTTTGTTGATCGGCTTGACGAATGCCGCCGACCATGGCGCCAGCACCAGCACCTATTGCGGCTCCCTTGCCGGCGTTGCCCCCAATCGCGCCACCGACCGCACCAACCGCAGCACCGCGCGCCGCACCGCGCAGCAGCCCACCCTGAGGTGGCGGGGGCGGCGCAGGGGCCGCACTCGCCCGAGTCGGATCGAATCCCGTCTGTTGAACCGCCCAGGAATGACATTCGAAGCGGTCGCGGTCCTGCGTTTGCTGATCCTGGCCTCTCGCCGGATAGATCATCAGATTCTGCGCCGACGCCGCGTGCGCGAATATTGTCGCCATAAACGCAACGCCAGCGATGCAGCGCGGTCGCATCGCGATCCCCCCTGTCGCGCAGAGGCATTGAACCCTGAGCACGGGCGAGCGCCCGATTGGCAATTCCCCACCGCCCAACGTCTCCGCAGCTTAATTCATACTACGGCCTCGGCGCCAGGTGCTACACGAATGACATGCGCCTGAAAGGCGCGCGTCCCTCCCCTCCGTCCAAAATACCGAAGCCGACGCGACCACCCCCTGCAAGGGAATCGCCGCGTATATCGCTTAGCCGGTAAAAGAGCTCGATGCGCGTCCCGTCCGAACTTGGCAATCCGTTGTCTTGAGCCGGCCGAGTTGCTATATGTGGCGATGCGGAAGGGGTACCGTCGCTGCGCTCGTCGTCGGCAACGCACGGCCGAGACGGAGCAATTCCGCAGCCCGCCAGCCCATCCCTCGCTTGAAAGCGAGTTGAGCCATGTCCAGACGCAAGCGCATCTACGAAGGCAAGGCCAAGGTTCTCTACGAAGGCCCCGAGCCGGGCACGCTCGTCCAATATTTCAAGGACGATGCGACCGCATTCAATTCGCGCAAGCGCGGCGTCATTACCGGCAAAGGTGTCCTGAACAATCGGATTTCGGAATACCTGATGACGCGGCTTGGCGAGATCGGCGTGCCGACTCATTTCCTGCGCCGGCTCAACATGCGCGAGCAGCTCGTGCGCGAGGTCGAGATCATTCCGATCGAGGTCGCTGTCCGCAACGTTGCTGCCGGATCGATCTCCGAGCGCTTCGGTATCGCCGAGGGCACGCCGCTCCCGCGTTCGATCCTCGAGTACTATTACAAGAACGACCAGCTCAACGATCCGATGGTTTCGGAGGAGCACATCACCGCCTTTGGCTGGGCGACGCCGCAGGATCTCGACGAGATCATGTCGCTATCGCTGCGAATCAACGACTTTCTGTCCGGCCTTTTCCTTGGCGTCGGCATTCGGCTCATCGACTTCAAGGTCGAGTTCGGCCGGCTCTGGAACGGAGACGATATGCGAATCGTCCTCGCCGACGAGATCACGCCGGATAGCTGCCGGCTGTGGGATTTGAAGACCAACGAGAAGCTCGACAAGGACCGGTTCCGGCGCGACCTCGGCAACGTTGCCGAGGCATACCAGGAAGTGGCGCGCCGGCTTGGCATCATGCCCGAAGCCGGACCGACGGACCTCAAAGGTCCGACGCTCATACAATGATGGCGAAGCGAAGGAAGCAGCGGACATCTTGAAGGCGAAAATCCACATCACGCTCAAAAACGGCGTGCTCGACCCCCAAGGCAAGGCAATCGCCAATGCCCTCGGCTCACTCGGCTTCAAGGGCGTCGACGATGTGCGCCAGGGCAAGTATATCGAGATCGAGCTTGCCGAAACCGATCTCGGCAAGGCGCGCGCCAGCGTCGAGGCCATGTGCCGCAAGCTGCTCGCCAATACCGTGATCGAGAATTACGCCATCGACCTCGTGGGGTAAGTTCCAGATGAAGGCCGCCGTCATCGTCTTTCCCGCTTCCAATTGCGACCGCGACGTGAAGGTGGCCCTCGAGCGCACGGAGGGTGTTGAGCCGGTCATGGTCTGGCACAAGGAGACCGAGATTCCGAAGGTGGATCTCATCGTCCTGCCCGGTGGCTTCGCATTCGGCGACTACCTGCGCTGCGGCGCCATCGCAGCGCACTCGCCGGTGATGTACGAAATCCGCCAGCGCGCCGACAAAGGTGTCCCCATCCTCGGCATCTG encodes:
- the purS gene encoding phosphoribosylformylglycinamidine synthase subunit PurS produces the protein MKAKIHITLKNGVLDPQGKAIANALGSLGFKGVDDVRQGKYIEIELAETDLGKARASVEAMCRKLLANTVIENYAIDLVG
- the purC gene encoding phosphoribosylaminoimidazolesuccinocarboxamide synthase, which codes for MSRRKRIYEGKAKVLYEGPEPGTLVQYFKDDATAFNSRKRGVITGKGVLNNRISEYLMTRLGEIGVPTHFLRRLNMREQLVREVEIIPIEVAVRNVAAGSISERFGIAEGTPLPRSILEYYYKNDQLNDPMVSEEHITAFGWATPQDLDEIMSLSLRINDFLSGLFLGVGIRLIDFKVEFGRLWNGDDMRIVLADEITPDSCRLWDLKTNEKLDKDRFRRDLGNVAEAYQEVARRLGIMPEAGPTDLKGPTLIQ
- a CDS encoding DUF1476 domain-containing protein, which produces MSDIFHDREKQAEAMFAHDQDLRFKSRVRSDRLMGLWVASKFGLKGKEAEDYAKSLIEIALEKGGNKRLIERIMADFKAHNIEISEHRIMRHLAECEAEARAQVMKEIK
- the purB gene encoding adenylosuccinate lyase; amino-acid sequence: MIPRYSRPEMSAIWSPENRLRIWFEIEAHACDAQAKLGVIPAAAAAAVWALGRDAVKPGRVAEIEAEVHHDVIAFLTALAEQVGPEARFVHQGMTSSDVLDTCLAVQLKEASDILLVDIDRVLAALKKRAYEHKMTPIVGRSHGIHAEPITFGLKLAGHYAEFARNRARLVEARREVATCAISGSVGTFANIDPFVESYVAEKLGLAVEPISTQVIPRDRHAVFFSVLAIIASAIERLATEIRHLQRSELREAEEYFAPGQKGSSSMPHKRNPVLSENLTGLARLVRSYVVPALENVALWHERDISHSAVERVIAPDATVVLDFALARLADLVERLVVYPETMMANLDRYGGLVHSQRVLLALTQAGMSRENAYRAVQRHAMNAWNEDGAFLEGLKADASVTKYLDAEALAALFDLEHHTKHVDTIFRRVFGEG
- a CDS encoding glycine zipper family protein, with protein sequence MATIFAHAASAQNLMIYPARGQDQQTQDRDRFECHSWAVQQTGFDPTRASAAPAPPPPPQGGLLRGAARGAAVGAVGGAIGGNAGKGAAIGAGAGAMVGGIRQADQQRQFQQQQQAQAGANAAGFNDYNRAMAACLQGRGYTVN
- a CDS encoding NRDE family protein, which encodes MCTIVVLLRPGQPWPVLIAANRDEMLERPWKPPAEHWPDRPGVVAGLDVLAGGSWLGINREGVVAAALNRRHSLGPQTGMRSRGELVLEALDHADAANAAEALSAIDPTAYRTFNFVVADNSGGFWLRNLGTDGPGKVEPFPLAAGMSMITAFDLNDPASLRIRDNLPRFQAAALPDPDSGDWGAWQALLARRSDGKSEIEHEGDMCVVTDRGFGTSSSSLIALPSPQKLGVRPIWLFAPGRPDRTPFAPVPLR
- a CDS encoding Arm DNA-binding domain-containing protein codes for the protein MAKKIDRLSALKVERTKKPGMYADGAGLWLRVLSSGAKSWIFRFMMNGRAREMGLGSANEVTLADARERAIECRRLRARGIDPIENRRGERQAAALEAAKAITFKECAEKYIASHKAAWRNKQHLRQWQNSLTKHVEPVIGGFSIQAIDTALVMRVLEPMWTAKTETASRLRQRIEVILDWAKVQGFR
- a CDS encoding RT0821/Lpp0805 family surface protein, which produces MWKVVGIAFLAMAIVGATAVPAALAQYSHTFPRNIRLTKADVDMMKQAAREGMDGKPDGTVIPWNNEKSGNSGTVTLLKKVEVKGQECRDILHTIKARNVAEPANYEVTICRQPDGSWKIPAK